The proteins below are encoded in one region of Paraburkholderia aromaticivorans:
- a CDS encoding GntR family transcriptional regulator: MTIDNLGIGGKRYKEAKHALLAALASQEWKGGEAIPSERRLAERFGISIGTVRKAIDELVAENILVRHQGLGTFVAHHQRDRHFFRFFRVVGAGGDRRFPTVELLSFEQAKASPSVARLLAIAPGATIYKFSNSLALEGEVVMIDRIVVAESRFRGLTEDALRERPSTLYNFYQDVFHVYVTGIEERLRATVADHTLAGSLDVPVGAPLLEIRRVAYSYQQVPVEVRISNVNTAKHEYVGATTLPTPPYENGIP, from the coding sequence ATGACAATCGACAACCTCGGCATCGGCGGAAAGCGCTACAAGGAAGCCAAGCACGCACTGCTTGCGGCGCTCGCTTCACAGGAGTGGAAAGGCGGCGAGGCCATTCCGTCGGAGCGACGCCTTGCGGAGCGATTCGGGATCTCAATAGGCACCGTGCGCAAAGCGATCGACGAACTGGTCGCCGAAAACATCCTCGTGCGACATCAAGGCCTCGGCACCTTCGTTGCTCATCATCAGCGCGACCGGCATTTTTTCCGCTTCTTTCGTGTCGTCGGAGCGGGAGGTGACAGACGTTTCCCCACCGTCGAGCTGTTATCGTTTGAACAGGCCAAGGCCTCTCCCAGCGTCGCGCGCCTTCTCGCCATCGCACCCGGTGCAACTATCTACAAGTTCTCAAATAGCCTCGCGCTAGAAGGTGAAGTCGTGATGATCGATCGCATCGTCGTGGCCGAATCCCGCTTTCGCGGCTTAACTGAAGACGCGCTGCGCGAGCGACCAAGCACGCTCTACAACTTCTATCAGGACGTCTTCCACGTCTACGTCACCGGCATCGAAGAACGCCTGCGTGCTACCGTCGCCGATCACACCCTGGCCGGGTCGCTGGATGTCCCAGTCGGCGCTCCGCTACTCGAGATCCGGCGCGTCGCCTATTCCTACCAGCAGGTTCCCGTCGAAGTCCGCATCTCCAATGTCAATACGGCGAAGCATGAATACGTCGGGGCGACCACGTTACCCACGCCGCCATACGAAAACGGTATTCCCTGA
- a CDS encoding porin produces MKQHPLGRAALGMGLMALAGASHAQSSVTIYGIVDAAVQYVKYDHSVSPTAQAATGNLQASRWGFRGTEDLGGGYSANFMMETNFNTYTGAGGGATLWARGASVGLGSKQYGNLDFGYMYLPIYWTFLGSDVGTYGLATYSAIITLEHTYTLGKSGTGGFYPNSVRYRTPNYYGLSSELGYSFGAQNASGQTAAGRNLGFNVIYSRNSLWLAYGFNHDQYYANATTLTASAQLTHVLSATYNFGPVILGGNYIYTKTTDGTNFFASAEMVNAKIPVGPGDVNIGVARRIENKDARALAYDLGYVYYFTKRTQLYAYAAYIQNNSKSTQGFGLLNSNFATITPGFKPWAFTAGLRTSF; encoded by the coding sequence ATGAAACAGCACCCGCTGGGGCGTGCCGCGTTGGGGATGGGCTTGATGGCGCTTGCCGGAGCAAGCCATGCGCAGTCCTCCGTGACGATCTACGGCATTGTCGACGCCGCAGTCCAGTACGTGAAATACGATCACAGCGTCAGTCCAACTGCCCAGGCAGCCACGGGCAACTTGCAGGCGTCGCGCTGGGGCTTTCGCGGCACCGAGGACCTCGGTGGCGGATATAGCGCCAACTTCATGATGGAAACTAACTTCAACACCTATACGGGGGCGGGCGGCGGCGCAACGCTGTGGGCCCGCGGTGCTTCGGTCGGTTTGGGCAGCAAGCAGTACGGTAACCTCGATTTCGGCTACATGTACCTGCCGATCTACTGGACGTTCCTCGGCTCCGACGTCGGCACGTATGGACTCGCCACTTATTCGGCCATCATCACGCTGGAGCACACCTACACGCTCGGCAAATCCGGTACCGGCGGCTTCTATCCGAACTCGGTGCGATACCGGACGCCGAATTACTATGGGCTGTCGTCGGAACTGGGCTACTCGTTCGGCGCGCAGAACGCGAGCGGACAAACCGCTGCCGGGCGCAACCTCGGCTTCAACGTCATCTATTCGCGCAACAGTCTCTGGCTGGCGTACGGTTTCAATCATGACCAGTACTACGCCAACGCGACGACGCTGACTGCCTCCGCGCAACTCACGCACGTACTGAGTGCGACGTATAACTTCGGCCCGGTGATACTTGGCGGCAACTACATTTACACGAAGACCACCGACGGCACCAACTTCTTCGCCTCCGCGGAAATGGTCAATGCGAAGATTCCGGTCGGCCCCGGCGACGTGAACATCGGCGTGGCGCGGCGCATCGAAAACAAGGATGCGAGGGCGCTGGCCTACGACCTCGGCTACGTGTACTACTTCACCAAACGGACGCAACTGTACGCCTACGCCGCTTACATCCAGAACAATTCGAAATCGACGCAAGGCTTCGGTTTGTTGAATTCGAATTTCGCGACGATTACGCCGGGCTTCAAACCCTGGGCTTTTACCGCCGGTCTGCGGACATCGTTCTAA
- a CDS encoding carbohydrate ABC transporter permease produces the protein MNSVSVTEKHAQPEQRRSRWLDPSDKQLAFILLAPAALLLGLIVVYPIGKLLYNSFFDIRLSGGLAPSFAGLRNYADALHDPDFWNATKNTLLVTVITVPGAFLVGLPLALLANLPYRVRWPIRLALLLPWALPLAFSGLIFAWFFNTDHGIVNDVLVRLGFEPVMFLLSPAWAFAAVCLTTIWKTSSFVALILLAGLQTIPRSLYEAAEVDGATRLQKFFHITLPMLVPSIVVAMIFRTISALQTFDIPYTMVHGGPGNSTTTLAMLINSTMIDYLDVGYGAALAVFMFVISLAISVFYLKFVRGEGRK, from the coding sequence ATGAACAGCGTCAGCGTCACCGAGAAACACGCGCAACCGGAACAGCGGCGCTCGCGTTGGCTCGACCCTTCCGACAAGCAGCTCGCCTTCATCCTGCTCGCACCTGCCGCGTTGCTGTTGGGACTGATCGTCGTCTATCCGATCGGCAAGCTGCTGTACAACAGCTTCTTCGACATCCGGCTCTCAGGCGGTCTTGCGCCGAGTTTTGCCGGTCTGCGCAATTACGCGGACGCATTGCACGATCCGGACTTCTGGAACGCGACGAAGAATACGTTGCTCGTCACGGTGATCACGGTGCCCGGCGCGTTCCTCGTCGGTCTGCCGCTGGCGCTCCTCGCGAATCTGCCGTATCGCGTGCGCTGGCCGATCCGTCTCGCCTTGCTGTTGCCGTGGGCGTTGCCGCTGGCGTTTTCCGGTCTCATCTTCGCGTGGTTCTTCAATACGGATCACGGCATCGTCAACGACGTGCTGGTGCGGCTCGGCTTCGAGCCGGTGATGTTTTTGCTGAGCCCCGCCTGGGCGTTCGCGGCTGTGTGCCTGACGACGATCTGGAAGACCTCGTCGTTCGTGGCGCTGATTCTGCTCGCCGGGCTGCAGACGATCCCGCGTTCGCTTTACGAAGCCGCGGAGGTCGATGGGGCAACCCGGCTGCAGAAGTTCTTTCACATCACGTTGCCGATGCTGGTGCCTTCGATCGTCGTGGCGATGATCTTCCGCACCATCAGCGCGCTGCAAACGTTCGACATTCCCTACACGATGGTGCACGGCGGTCCGGGCAACAGCACCACAACGCTGGCAATGCTGATCAACTCGACCATGATCGACTATCTCGACGTCGGCTACGGCGCGGCGCTGGCGGTATTCATGTTTGTGATTTCGCTGGCGATCAGCGTGTTCTATCTCAAGTTCGTGCGAGGAGAAGGCAGAAAATGA
- a CDS encoding hydroxyacid dehydrogenase: MKRVVISEFMDASAVDKLRADFEVQYDPSLVEVPETLREALADAHALIVRNRTQVTRALLDGAPSLLAVGRLGVGLDNIDLDACAGRGVTVHPATGANAQAVAEYVIASALLLLRGVYFASTDVADGRWPRTALSNGRELAGATLAVIGFGGIGQLVARLARALGMQVVGHDPQLSTDAPCWRETGARAVSLDDALRCADVVTLHVPFLPATRNLLDGARIAMLKKGAVVINTARGGIVDEVALAAALRTGHVAGAALDVFANEPLAAASPLAGAPNLILTPHIAGLTVQSNERVSSLVAERVKAALCSAELALAEREGGR, translated from the coding sequence ATGAAAAGGGTGGTGATTAGCGAGTTTATGGACGCGTCTGCAGTGGACAAGTTGCGAGCTGACTTCGAAGTTCAATACGACCCCTCGCTGGTCGAGGTCCCCGAAACCCTTCGCGAAGCACTGGCGGACGCGCATGCACTGATCGTGCGCAATCGCACCCAGGTCACCCGTGCGTTGCTGGATGGCGCGCCGAGCCTGCTCGCCGTCGGACGGCTCGGCGTCGGGCTCGACAATATCGATCTCGACGCCTGCGCCGGCCGCGGCGTGACGGTTCATCCCGCTACGGGAGCCAACGCACAGGCCGTGGCCGAATACGTGATCGCGTCAGCACTCCTGCTGCTGCGCGGCGTCTATTTCGCGAGCACAGACGTGGCGGACGGACGCTGGCCGCGCACTGCGCTTTCGAACGGCCGCGAACTGGCGGGTGCCACGCTTGCCGTGATCGGGTTCGGCGGCATTGGGCAACTTGTGGCGCGGCTTGCCCGTGCGTTGGGCATGCAGGTCGTCGGCCACGACCCGCAACTCTCGACCGATGCGCCCTGTTGGCGGGAAACGGGCGCGCGTGCGGTCTCGCTGGACGACGCGCTGCGTTGTGCCGATGTCGTCACGCTACACGTACCGTTCTTGCCGGCGACACGCAATCTGCTCGACGGTGCGCGGATCGCCATGCTCAAGAAGGGCGCGGTCGTGATCAATACGGCTCGTGGCGGCATTGTCGATGAAGTTGCACTGGCCGCAGCGTTGCGCACCGGGCACGTGGCTGGCGCCGCGCTCGACGTGTTCGCCAATGAGCCGCTTGCCGCGGCATCACCACTCGCGGGCGCGCCCAATCTGATTCTTACGCCGCATATCGCGGGCTTGACCGTGCAATCGAACGAGCGCGTCAGTTCGCTGGTCGCCGAGCGTGTCAAGGCAGCATTGTGTTCGGCGGAGCTCGCGTTGGCGGAGAGAGAGGGCGGCAGGTAA
- a CDS encoding HpcH/HpaI aldolase family protein, which translates to MDKNSTHTDSNGFRRALAADGVPLGTWLMSGTASTAEALGRAGFDWLLIDMEHVPIEFRDTWQLLQAVGCTPATPIVRLAANDPVLAKRALDMGAQTLMFPFVETADDARRAVASTKYPPLGTRGYAAMHRASGYGTQASYSTEANQTTACIVQLETPAAIERLEQIAAVPGVDALFVGPGDLSAAMGKIGNLKDEAVQALIREAAQRARRIGMPIGIVGPTPEMVDSFVRAGYGYVAIASDMGMMMRQAAAWLADLKGRVVATESAGPY; encoded by the coding sequence ATGGACAAGAACAGCACACACACGGACTCGAATGGCTTCAGGCGCGCGCTCGCGGCAGATGGTGTGCCGTTGGGCACGTGGCTGATGTCGGGAACCGCCAGCACTGCCGAAGCGCTCGGCCGCGCGGGCTTCGACTGGCTGTTGATCGACATGGAGCATGTGCCGATCGAATTCCGCGACACGTGGCAACTGCTGCAGGCGGTCGGCTGCACGCCGGCGACGCCCATCGTTCGGCTGGCGGCGAACGATCCCGTACTGGCCAAGCGTGCGCTCGACATGGGCGCGCAGACCTTGATGTTTCCCTTCGTCGAAACCGCGGACGATGCGCGGCGCGCGGTCGCGTCGACGAAATACCCCCCGCTGGGTACGCGAGGTTACGCGGCGATGCATCGCGCGAGCGGCTATGGCACGCAGGCCTCGTACAGCACCGAGGCGAACCAGACGACCGCCTGCATCGTGCAACTGGAAACCCCTGCGGCCATCGAACGGCTCGAACAGATCGCCGCAGTGCCGGGTGTCGATGCGCTGTTCGTCGGCCCGGGCGACCTGTCCGCCGCCATGGGCAAGATCGGTAACCTGAAAGACGAAGCGGTGCAGGCGCTGATTCGCGAGGCCGCGCAACGCGCGCGCCGGATCGGCATGCCGATCGGCATCGTGGGGCCGACGCCCGAGATGGTCGATTCGTTCGTGCGTGCGGGCTACGGCTATGTCGCCATCGCGTCGGATATGGGCATGATGATGCGGCAGGCGGCGGCGTGGCTGGCTGATCTCAAGGGCCGTGTGGTGGCGACGGAAAGTGCCGGGCCGTATTGA
- a CDS encoding carbohydrate ABC transporter permease — protein sequence MNQLQGLFSGARLRWIAAAVVVFNGFFPAVWILLTSFKSEAELARTPITYLPHHATLANYVHAFTDQPLLVFLANSFVVAFCSTAIAVLVAACAAYAIARLKLKYRGLILSLIIASSMFPLVTLLVPLFEIMRTLGLLNTYLALIIPYSVLSLPVCTLVLVSFFQAIPEDLESAALLDGCTRIGALFRIVLPLSAPGVFTAEILAFVNSWDEFLLALSLNSSPAFRTLPVGITLYQGEFRFPWPLISAALVVAIVPVAALMAIFQERVIGGLTAGGLKG from the coding sequence ATGAATCAGCTACAAGGGCTTTTTAGCGGCGCGCGACTGCGCTGGATCGCGGCGGCGGTCGTCGTGTTCAACGGCTTTTTTCCGGCCGTATGGATTCTGCTGACTTCGTTCAAGAGCGAGGCGGAACTGGCACGCACACCCATCACGTATTTGCCGCACCATGCGACGCTCGCCAACTACGTGCACGCGTTCACGGATCAGCCGCTGCTGGTGTTTCTCGCCAACAGCTTTGTCGTGGCCTTCTGCTCGACAGCGATCGCGGTGCTAGTGGCGGCGTGCGCGGCTTACGCGATTGCGCGCCTCAAGCTGAAGTATCGCGGCTTGATCCTCTCGCTGATCATCGCGTCGTCGATGTTTCCGCTCGTCACCCTGCTCGTGCCGCTGTTCGAAATCATGCGCACGTTGGGGCTGCTCAACACGTACCTTGCGCTGATCATCCCGTATAGCGTGCTGAGTTTGCCCGTCTGCACGCTCGTGCTGGTGAGCTTCTTCCAGGCCATTCCCGAGGACCTGGAAAGCGCGGCCCTGCTCGATGGCTGCACGCGCATCGGTGCGCTGTTTCGGATCGTGCTGCCGTTGTCGGCGCCGGGCGTGTTCACGGCGGAGATCCTGGCGTTCGTGAATTCCTGGGACGAATTTTTGCTGGCGCTTTCGCTCAACTCGTCGCCGGCATTCCGCACGCTGCCGGTCGGCATCACGCTCTACCAGGGTGAGTTCAGATTCCCGTGGCCGCTGATCTCCGCCGCGCTCGTGGTCGCCATCGTGCCCGTGGCGGCGCTGATGGCGATCTTCCAGGAGCGGGTGATCGGCGGCCTCACCGCCGGAGGGTTGAAAGGATGA
- a CDS encoding BON domain-containing protein: MKIVSRSKWFAACLLATATIAHAQSGGSAAATANASAPVAVASPVSAKAQRAANRQLAKNVRQALARTKNLNIVNVTVRAKQGVVTLQGSMPDNGQIEQAAKIASAVSGVASVKNDLTTIRQAQ; this comes from the coding sequence ATGAAAATAGTCAGTCGGAGTAAATGGTTTGCAGCCTGCCTGCTCGCAACGGCGACGATTGCACACGCACAATCTGGCGGCAGCGCGGCCGCTACAGCGAACGCGTCAGCGCCCGTTGCGGTCGCTTCGCCGGTGAGTGCGAAAGCGCAGCGTGCTGCGAATCGTCAGCTCGCGAAAAATGTGCGGCAGGCGCTCGCGCGAACGAAGAACCTGAATATCGTCAACGTGACTGTTCGAGCAAAGCAGGGTGTCGTGACGCTGCAAGGGTCAATGCCTGATAACGGTCAGATCGAGCAGGCCGCGAAAATCGCGAGCGCGGTGAGTGGCGTCGCCAGCGTCAAGAACGATCTGACGACAATCCGACAGGCTCAATGA
- a CDS encoding FGGY family carbohydrate kinase produces MTRNRNVILAIDEGTSGTRAAVVAADGQVSCLTYEPLRVDSPRSGVVEQDANSILEKTIAVCRATLARAAAEQLNVVALAIATQRATAVLWDTHTGRALVPAMVWQDTRHAGELNRLAEAWDRTLIEHVGRPAGVRSPYLWAAHHLKATPSVILANRERRLAFGTIDTWLLWHLSTERVCVTTPTNATSASAYLLDEHRYCLDWIDALGFPQALLPELRQDADEFGRTRTEILGIDVPIFACAGDQLAGAIGLGCLDRGQSLCVHGTGSFVDLLVGTQVPCATETSRDGTLTMTARRQHSVSHFSLETFVATTGSALNRICEQLHWFDTPAQISALAATVNSSRGVTFLPALTGLRVPQLQPNARASLSGISIATTQADIAYAILEGIAHSVALCIDANQAIADVTASELVVGGGLSGSDTLLQIQADLSGMPVRRMHESDRASLRGAAFLAGSSGLLWDSLQHARTTTVTDAVFEPSARSLSREKRRTSWHARVEAELAHAGAFNHGCGD; encoded by the coding sequence ATGACCCGTAATCGAAACGTTATCCTCGCGATCGACGAGGGGACGTCCGGCACACGCGCGGCAGTGGTCGCCGCCGACGGACAGGTTTCCTGCCTCACTTACGAGCCGCTCCGTGTCGACAGTCCACGCTCCGGCGTCGTCGAGCAGGACGCGAACAGCATTCTCGAGAAGACCATCGCGGTGTGCCGCGCGACACTTGCGCGCGCGGCCGCCGAACAATTGAACGTGGTCGCGCTCGCCATTGCGACGCAACGTGCGACCGCCGTGCTATGGGACACCCACACTGGCCGCGCGCTCGTGCCCGCGATGGTCTGGCAGGACACGCGCCACGCTGGTGAACTGAACCGGCTCGCCGAAGCGTGGGATCGCACGTTGATCGAACACGTAGGCCGCCCGGCCGGCGTGCGGTCGCCATATTTATGGGCCGCCCATCATTTAAAGGCAACGCCTTCCGTGATTCTCGCGAATCGCGAGCGCCGCCTCGCGTTCGGCACCATCGACACCTGGCTGCTGTGGCATCTCTCCACCGAACGCGTGTGCGTGACAACGCCGACCAACGCAACTTCCGCAAGCGCGTATCTGCTCGACGAGCACCGCTACTGTCTCGACTGGATCGACGCACTCGGCTTTCCACAAGCCCTGTTGCCCGAACTTCGTCAGGATGCCGATGAATTCGGCCGCACGCGCACCGAGATACTCGGCATCGACGTGCCGATTTTTGCCTGCGCGGGCGACCAGCTCGCGGGCGCTATCGGTCTCGGCTGCCTGGATCGCGGCCAGTCGCTGTGCGTGCATGGCACGGGCAGCTTCGTCGATCTGCTGGTCGGCACGCAGGTCCCTTGCGCGACAGAGACGTCGCGCGACGGCACATTGACGATGACCGCACGCCGCCAGCACAGCGTCTCGCACTTTTCGCTCGAAACCTTCGTGGCGACGACCGGCTCCGCCTTGAACCGGATCTGCGAGCAGTTGCACTGGTTCGACACTCCCGCGCAAATCAGCGCACTCGCCGCGACGGTGAATTCGTCGCGCGGCGTGACGTTTCTGCCCGCCCTGACCGGTTTGCGCGTTCCACAGTTGCAGCCCAACGCGCGCGCCTCGCTGAGTGGCATTTCCATTGCCACGACGCAAGCCGACATCGCTTACGCGATTCTCGAAGGCATCGCACACTCGGTCGCGTTGTGTATCGACGCGAACCAGGCCATCGCGGATGTCACCGCTTCCGAACTGGTTGTCGGCGGCGGGCTTTCCGGCAGCGACACGCTGCTGCAAATCCAGGCCGACCTGAGCGGCATGCCGGTGCGGCGCATGCACGAAAGCGATCGCGCGAGCCTGCGCGGCGCCGCGTTCCTCGCGGGATCGTCGGGCTTGCTGTGGGATTCGCTGCAACACGCGCGCACCACCACCGTCACCGACGCAGTATTCGAACCCTCGGCGAGATCCTTATCGCGTGAAAAGCGGCGCACGTCATGGCACGCAAGGGTCGAGGCGGAACTCGCACACGCAGGTGCGTTCAATCATGGTTGCGGGGACTGA
- a CDS encoding SDR family NAD(P)-dependent oxidoreductase — translation MSATRQYTLYPSLHRKAVFVSGGASGIGAALVDAFVQQGARVAFCDIDEAAGAALCDTYPAEQRPVFLRCDVRDVAALHQVLDRAADVTGPIRVLVNNAARDDRHALADLSEARWNDLLAVNLTHHVFATQRVAPGMAGAGGGAIINLGSISWLRGRPNLIGYTASKAAISGITRTLARELGELNIRVNAVLPGAVVTERQQRLWRDAGADQGYIESQCLKFRVEPHHVASMVLFLASEESAAITGQNLLVDAGLAQTSMVG, via the coding sequence ATGAGCGCGACGCGGCAATACACGCTGTATCCGAGCCTGCATCGGAAGGCCGTATTCGTCTCGGGTGGTGCATCCGGGATCGGCGCGGCACTCGTGGATGCGTTTGTTCAGCAGGGCGCGCGGGTGGCCTTCTGCGATATCGACGAAGCTGCCGGCGCAGCCTTGTGCGATACCTATCCTGCCGAGCAGCGCCCCGTTTTTTTGCGCTGCGACGTGCGCGACGTCGCAGCATTGCATCAGGTATTGGACCGCGCGGCTGACGTGACTGGCCCCATCCGCGTGCTGGTCAACAACGCGGCGCGCGACGATCGTCATGCGCTCGCGGATCTCAGCGAGGCGCGCTGGAATGACCTGCTGGCGGTGAACCTCACGCATCACGTGTTCGCCACGCAACGGGTCGCCCCGGGCATGGCCGGCGCGGGAGGCGGCGCGATCATCAATCTGGGGTCCATCTCCTGGCTACGCGGGCGGCCCAACCTGATCGGCTACACGGCCTCGAAGGCAGCGATCAGCGGGATCACCCGCACGCTGGCGCGGGAACTCGGTGAGCTCAACATTCGGGTGAACGCGGTTCTACCGGGTGCGGTCGTGACGGAGCGGCAACAACGACTGTGGCGCGACGCTGGTGCGGACCAGGGCTATATCGAATCTCAATGCCTGAAGTTCCGCGTCGAGCCGCATCACGTGGCCAGCATGGTGTTGTTTCTGGCGAGCGAGGAGTCCGCTGCGATTACGGGGCAGAACCTGCTCGTCGACGCGGGTCTCGCACAGACTTCCATGGTCGGATGA
- a CDS encoding ABC transporter ATP-binding protein gives MATVTFNRVVKAYDGNAAVLHDINLDVKNGEFVVFVGPSGCGKSTLMRMLAGLETVTDGEIMIDGKRVDGLAPREREIAMVFQDYALYPHKSVYENMAFGLRLRKTPKLEIDSRVKSAAKLLQLDHLLERKPRNLSGGQRQRVAMGRAIVRNAKVFLFDEPLSNLDAKLRNEMRVEIKKLHRRLGATMIYVTHDQVEAMTLADRIAVLSAGRVVQYGTPDEVYNAPRTTFVAGFTGSPAMNLLELDIERTRARGQGIDIEIPAGVLAKLKPGERRLTLGVRPECLKYATDAEAAAQGGACPIRSRVVVNEPLGAETLCTLDLGGQPLVARLPADIHLSPGAEAWLSVKHEKTHWFDTQTGASLQHARSR, from the coding sequence ATGGCGACAGTGACCTTCAATCGTGTGGTCAAGGCGTATGACGGCAACGCCGCGGTGTTGCACGACATCAATCTCGATGTGAAGAACGGCGAGTTCGTCGTGTTCGTCGGACCGTCGGGCTGCGGGAAGTCGACGCTGATGCGCATGCTCGCGGGGCTGGAAACGGTCACGGACGGCGAGATCATGATCGACGGCAAGCGCGTGGACGGTCTGGCGCCGCGCGAGCGCGAAATCGCCATGGTGTTTCAGGATTACGCGCTCTATCCGCACAAGTCCGTCTACGAGAACATGGCGTTCGGTCTGCGTCTGCGTAAAACGCCAAAACTCGAAATCGACTCGCGCGTGAAATCGGCAGCAAAGCTGCTGCAACTCGATCATCTGCTGGAGCGTAAGCCGCGCAATCTATCGGGCGGTCAGCGGCAGCGTGTGGCGATGGGCCGCGCGATCGTACGCAATGCGAAGGTTTTTCTGTTCGACGAGCCGCTGTCGAATCTCGACGCCAAGCTGCGCAACGAAATGCGCGTCGAGATCAAGAAGCTGCACCGGCGGCTGGGCGCGACGATGATCTACGTCACGCATGATCAGGTCGAGGCCATGACGCTTGCGGACCGCATCGCGGTGCTGTCGGCCGGCCGGGTCGTGCAGTACGGCACCCCCGACGAAGTCTATAACGCGCCGCGCACCACCTTCGTGGCGGGCTTCACTGGATCGCCCGCGATGAACCTGCTGGAGCTGGACATCGAGCGGACGCGCGCGCGCGGTCAGGGCATCGACATCGAAATACCCGCCGGCGTACTGGCGAAGCTGAAACCTGGTGAGCGCCGCCTCACGCTCGGCGTTCGGCCCGAATGCCTGAAGTACGCGACGGACGCCGAAGCGGCCGCACAGGGCGGCGCGTGCCCGATCCGCTCGCGCGTGGTGGTGAACGAGCCCCTCGGCGCCGAGACGCTGTGCACGCTGGATCTCGGCGGCCAGCCGCTGGTGGCGCGGCTTCCCGCGGATATCCACTTGTCGCCCGGTGCCGAAGCCTGGCTCTCCGTGAAGCACGAGAAGACCCACTGGTTCGATACGCAAACAGGCGCGTCCCTTCAGCACGCGAGGTCGCGATGA